One Urechidicola croceus genomic window, TTTTTGAGTTTTTCTCCTTTAATAAATTTGTTTAAATAATTCCCTACAAACATTCCTATTGCTGATACAGCAGTAAATGATAATAAGAAGTTCCAATCAATTTCTAAATTTTCAACATCACCTATAAATCCTAATAATGATTTTATTGAAATGATTAATAGTGAAGTTGCAACAGCTCTCTTCATTGGCAACTTTGCCATCATCACCAAAGCTGGAATAATTAAAAACCCACCTCCAGAACCAACTAAACCTGTAATTGCTCCAACTACTGTTCCTTCTATAATTATGAGTGGATAATTATAAGTAACCTTAGCATTTTCATCATCACAATTAACGCATTTTCCTCTAATCATTGATATTGAAGCTAATAGCATTATTAATGCAAAAAAGACCATGATTGCGATATCTTTGGATACTAAAAAATCTCCAATGCTAAAAATTTGTTCTGGAATTGCAGGTAAGGCAAATTTTCTTGTTAAATAAACTGCTATAAATGCTGGAATAGCAAAAATTATAGCTGTTTTAAAATCAACTAACCGTGTTTTTATATTTTTTAAAGTTCCTACTAATGAAGAAAACCCAACTACAAACAAAGAATATGCAGTTGCTGTAATTGGATTGATATGTAATAGATAGACTAAAACTGGAACAGTTAATATAGAACCTCCTCCTCCAATCAAACCTAATACAATTCCTATAACTAATGCTCCTATGTAACCTAAAATTTGTGTACTATCCATATTCTAATTTAAATTATAGTACAAAGAAACACCTGTTTTAAAAAGTATACAGTAACAATTGTTACAAGGTTATTAAAAT contains:
- a CDS encoding sulfite exporter TauE/SafE family protein, which gives rise to MDSTQILGYIGALVIGIVLGLIGGGGSILTVPVLVYLLHINPITATAYSLFVVGFSSLVGTLKNIKTRLVDFKTAIIFAIPAFIAVYLTRKFALPAIPEQIFSIGDFLVSKDIAIMVFFALIMLLASISMIRGKCVNCDDENAKVTYNYPLIIIEGTVVGAITGLVGSGGGFLIIPALVMMAKLPMKRAVATSLLIISIKSLLGFIGDVENLEIDWNFLLSFTAVSAIGMFVGNYLNKFIKGEKLKKGFGWFVLLMGVYILIKELVL